In Duganella zoogloeoides, a single genomic region encodes these proteins:
- a CDS encoding phage/plasmid replication domain-containing protein: MTKDNEGLQHMTDCVMIDTMGLRVDGVSGVKLPKKFAQVSDDPAVVHNSSWAKGNLKSESGKYMPLRVRSVKSGSKLLVEGSNSMQYLDHNIVSSNNAVMTAFSMLDAVRRQYPLEFGYLQQPMVFRQGELVEVTRIDTPAMLKIPDGLDAGAVLNGLAFAALRAGVVCSIFPGESVYFDQHSQLASMKAYLKALELKQKKREHRLAASENTDALIYLAENTLRFEAVYRLKHLSRHFGGKPVTPSMLSPKTLACMFLNLLEGYDLKGLMSRWLSKEELYAVRMPYRSTVELWQHGVDLKKVFKGDEKLLASHRRVLKKEYSIDIFLPSPRAIEVPVELGEILRAENFVPVPAAIKADPSLFYTRDMQAEWLARTRELGQRGISSLYVDPYHYDQDVDEDEDGGHHD, encoded by the coding sequence ATGACGAAAGATAACGAAGGCCTGCAGCACATGACGGACTGCGTAATGATCGACACCATGGGGCTGCGTGTTGACGGTGTGTCCGGCGTAAAGTTGCCCAAGAAATTCGCACAGGTTAGCGATGACCCTGCCGTTGTGCACAACTCCAGCTGGGCAAAGGGCAATTTGAAATCGGAGTCCGGCAAGTACATGCCGCTGCGTGTCCGCTCGGTGAAATCGGGTAGCAAGCTGCTGGTAGAAGGCAGTAACTCGATGCAGTACCTGGACCATAATATCGTGTCCTCCAACAACGCAGTAATGACGGCCTTTTCCATGCTGGATGCGGTACGGCGCCAGTATCCGCTGGAATTCGGCTACTTGCAGCAGCCAATGGTATTCCGACAGGGCGAGCTCGTTGAAGTCACGAGGATCGATACCCCAGCCATGCTGAAAATACCAGATGGGTTGGACGCGGGGGCGGTTCTCAACGGCTTGGCGTTTGCTGCCCTGCGTGCCGGTGTGGTATGCAGCATCTTCCCTGGCGAGTCGGTGTACTTCGACCAGCATTCCCAGTTGGCTTCAATGAAAGCGTACCTCAAGGCGCTGGAATTGAAGCAGAAGAAACGCGAGCACCGACTTGCTGCAAGCGAGAATACCGATGCGCTTATCTATCTCGCGGAAAACACGCTGCGTTTCGAGGCCGTGTATCGCCTGAAGCACTTGAGCCGTCATTTTGGCGGCAAGCCAGTTACGCCATCCATGCTTTCCCCGAAGACTCTCGCCTGCATGTTTTTGAATCTGTTGGAAGGCTACGATTTGAAGGGACTCATGAGCCGCTGGCTTAGCAAAGAAGAACTTTATGCTGTCCGCATGCCGTACCGGTCTACTGTCGAACTCTGGCAGCACGGCGTGGACTTGAAGAAGGTGTTCAAGGGCGATGAAAAGCTGCTTGCGAGTCATCGCCGCGTGCTGAAGAAGGAGTACAGCATCGACATTTTTCTCCCCTCTCCCCGCGCGATTGAGGTTCCCGTAGAACTCGGTGAGATCCTTCGTGCGGAAAATTTCGTGCCCGTTCCGGCTGCAATCAAAGCCGACCCGTCGCTGTTCTACACGCGCGATATGCAGGCGGAATGGCTGGCTCGAACCAGAGAGCTGGGGCAGCGCGGCATCAGCTCGCTGTACGTCGATCCGTACCACTACGACCAAGATGTAGACGAAGACGAAGACGGCGGCCATCATGACTAA
- a CDS encoding restriction endonuclease, which yields MTLNELKDPATHLTAEQKRQRGYDFERYLYDAFEAEDLQTKRPFKKPGEQIDGGIYFDGRWYLVEAKWHAKPLPVSEVYGFRGKVDGKFSGTCGFFISWSGYSEECSDALSLGKELNVILCDAADVEQAELVGWKVVLRNKLMFASLYGLIYAPLRTQDSISEQEASHHNVEIYVEGATDADIIGAFMRELDVENWIVVTAGGKLNAIHLASTLPKLPDCKRILILDTDGNLDQDDELKDLPKVDRVISIDPQIENLFFPTSDDPKYEFRKNGLRRSIPTLELYVREAIQNDTLGFVRRLRAILPLKKS from the coding sequence ATGACACTTAACGAACTAAAAGATCCTGCAACACATCTCACAGCAGAGCAAAAGCGACAGCGCGGTTACGACTTTGAGAGGTATCTCTACGATGCTTTTGAGGCAGAGGACCTGCAGACTAAACGTCCATTCAAAAAGCCGGGCGAACAAATCGACGGGGGAATTTACTTTGATGGGCGCTGGTATTTGGTTGAGGCAAAGTGGCATGCAAAACCATTACCTGTTTCCGAGGTCTATGGTTTTCGCGGTAAGGTAGATGGCAAGTTCAGCGGAACCTGCGGTTTTTTCATATCCTGGTCAGGCTATTCGGAGGAATGCAGTGATGCACTTTCTCTCGGTAAGGAATTGAACGTCATTCTGTGTGACGCTGCAGATGTCGAGCAGGCAGAGCTAGTCGGCTGGAAAGTGGTCCTTCGCAACAAACTCATGTTTGCTTCTTTGTATGGGCTAATTTACGCCCCTCTGAGAACGCAAGATTCCATTAGTGAGCAAGAAGCGAGTCATCATAATGTCGAGATCTATGTTGAAGGGGCGACAGACGCTGACATAATCGGTGCATTCATGCGAGAGCTAGACGTCGAGAACTGGATAGTAGTAACGGCAGGAGGTAAGCTCAATGCGATCCATTTAGCAAGCACGCTGCCAAAGCTGCCAGATTGCAAACGCATCCTAATACTAGATACTGACGGCAACCTAGACCAAGACGATGAGCTCAAAGACCTGCCTAAGGTAGATAGAGTGATCTCGATTGATCCGCAAATAGAAAATCTTTTCTTTCCTACCAGCGATGATCCTAAATATGAATTCAGAAAAAATGGCCTTAGACGGTCCATACCGACGCTCGAATTATATGTCAGAGAAGCGATTCAAAATGACACTCTCGGTTTCGTCAGGCGTCTCCGCGCTATTCTGCCACTCAAGAAAAGCTAG
- the rng gene encoding ribonuclease G has protein sequence MNEDILINITPQETRVALILQGAVQELHIERTLTRGLAGNVYSGKVVRVLPGMQSAFIDIGLERAAFLHVADIWEARPHDAANSSTAGAIPTPIEKILFDGQVLTVQVIKDPIGTKGARLSTQISIAGRMLVYLPQDNHIGISQKIEKESEREALRTRLQKLLPADEKGGYIVRTQAEDASDADIAADVEYLRKTWSAITHGARTLPATTLLHQDLSLAQRVLRDFVHEHTATIQVDSRENHLMLQEFGQAYTPGVLPRLQHYTGERPLFDLYGVEEEILRALGRRVDLKSGGYLIVDQTEAMTTIDVNTGGFVGGRNFADTIFKTNLEAAHAIARQLRLRNLGGIIILDFIDMDNTEHRAAVLSELKKALARDRTKVSVSNFSALGLVEMTRKRTRESLAHILCEPCPACSGKGQVKTSRTICYEILRELLREAKQFNPREFRILASQEVVDMFLEEESQHLAMLGDFIGKKISLQVETAYHQEQYDIILM, from the coding sequence ATGAACGAAGACATCCTGATCAACATCACCCCGCAAGAGACCCGTGTCGCCCTGATATTGCAGGGCGCGGTGCAGGAACTGCACATCGAACGCACGCTCACGCGCGGCCTGGCGGGCAATGTCTATTCCGGCAAAGTGGTACGCGTCCTCCCCGGCATGCAGTCGGCCTTCATCGACATCGGCCTCGAACGCGCGGCGTTCCTGCACGTGGCCGACATCTGGGAAGCGCGCCCGCACGATGCCGCCAACAGTTCCACCGCCGGCGCCATCCCCACGCCGATTGAAAAAATCCTGTTCGATGGCCAGGTGCTGACGGTGCAAGTGATCAAGGACCCGATCGGCACCAAGGGCGCGCGCCTGTCCACCCAAATTTCGATTGCGGGCCGCATGCTGGTGTACCTGCCGCAGGATAACCATATCGGCATCTCGCAAAAGATCGAGAAGGAATCCGAGCGCGAAGCGCTGCGCACGCGCCTGCAAAAGCTGCTGCCTGCGGACGAGAAAGGCGGCTACATCGTGCGCACCCAGGCCGAGGACGCGTCCGACGCCGACATTGCCGCCGACGTCGAGTACCTGCGCAAGACCTGGAGCGCGATCACGCACGGTGCGCGCACCCTGCCCGCCACCACGCTGCTGCACCAGGACTTGAGCCTGGCCCAGCGCGTGCTGCGCGACTTCGTCCACGAGCACACCGCCACCATCCAGGTCGACTCGCGCGAGAACCACCTGATGCTGCAGGAATTCGGCCAGGCCTACACGCCCGGCGTGCTGCCCCGTTTGCAGCACTACACGGGCGAACGCCCGCTGTTCGACCTGTACGGCGTGGAAGAAGAAATCCTGCGCGCACTGGGCCGCCGCGTGGACTTGAAATCCGGCGGCTACCTGATCGTCGATCAGACCGAGGCGATGACCACCATCGATGTGAACACCGGCGGTTTTGTCGGTGGCCGCAATTTTGCCGACACCATCTTCAAGACCAACCTGGAAGCCGCGCACGCCATCGCCCGCCAGCTACGCCTGCGCAACCTGGGCGGCATCATCATCCTCGACTTCATCGACATGGACAACACCGAGCACCGCGCGGCCGTGCTGTCGGAGCTGAAGAAGGCGCTGGCGCGCGACCGCACCAAGGTGTCGGTGTCGAACTTCTCGGCGCTGGGCCTGGTGGAAATGACGCGCAAGCGCACCCGCGAATCGCTGGCCCACATCCTGTGCGAACCGTGCCCGGCCTGCAGCGGCAAGGGCCAGGTCAAAACCTCGCGCACCATCTGCTACGAGATCCTGCGCGAACTGCTGCGCGAGGCGAAGCAGTTCAACCCGCGCGAATTCCGCATCCTGGCGTCGCAGGAAGTGGTCGATATGTTCCTGGAAGAGGAATCGCAGCATTTGGCCATGCTCGGCGATTTTATCGGCAAGAAGATTTCGTTGCAGGTGGAGACGGCTTATCACCAGGAGCAGTACGACATCATTTTGATGTGA
- a CDS encoding AAA family ATPase: MLALSLVAETSLLGRMILEKSIGLIAGPRGGGKSWLAMIIAYSVAAGKMLHPWGIGIGAGVVLLDGEMRAASVQERFRLLHAFNSDAESQALAQKNVQIISRDFVGDPIGSIDNEEGQRRIDELIPDSAKLVIVDNLSAWTSGGREDSGSWALIKNWLIKKRLRGIAVLLIHHTGKNGQQRGSSMHEDLLDYSILLSPLQSNTERQDTRFGIEHTKLRDHLPELRQKYECSVWNEGESLHFEIVPAGFMPSQHEIEMLRMRDDGTSMEDIGLALGISKSTVSRTLKKLRERTSETES, from the coding sequence ATGCTCGCGCTGTCACTGGTGGCTGAAACTAGTCTTCTAGGACGAATGATATTGGAAAAATCCATTGGCTTGATTGCCGGTCCGCGGGGCGGCGGGAAATCATGGCTCGCAATGATCATTGCCTATTCCGTTGCCGCTGGCAAGATGCTGCACCCTTGGGGAATTGGTATCGGCGCAGGCGTCGTACTGCTTGATGGAGAAATGCGTGCCGCCAGTGTGCAAGAACGGTTCAGGCTGCTGCATGCGTTTAACTCAGACGCAGAGTCCCAGGCACTGGCTCAGAAGAATGTACAAATCATAAGCAGGGATTTTGTAGGCGATCCAATCGGCTCAATTGATAATGAGGAGGGCCAACGTAGGATCGATGAACTCATTCCTGATTCTGCGAAACTCGTTATCGTCGACAATCTCTCCGCATGGACAAGCGGTGGTCGCGAAGATAGCGGATCATGGGCACTGATAAAAAACTGGCTCATTAAGAAGCGCTTGCGGGGCATCGCTGTATTGCTCATTCACCATACCGGCAAGAATGGTCAGCAGCGCGGATCCAGCATGCACGAGGACTTGTTGGACTATTCCATTTTACTCAGCCCGCTGCAAAGTAATACGGAACGGCAGGACACTCGATTCGGCATTGAGCACACGAAGCTACGTGATCATCTACCTGAACTACGACAGAAATACGAGTGCTCGGTCTGGAACGAAGGAGAGTCATTGCACTTTGAGATTGTTCCGGCTGGCTTCATGCCTTCCCAGCATGAAATCGAAATGCTTAGGATGCGCGACGATGGAACCTCAATGGAGGACATCGGACTTGCACTAGGCATCTCGAAATCTACGGTCAGCCGCACGCTTAAAAAGCTTCGTGAACGAACATCGGAGACTGAATCGTAA
- a CDS encoding AbrB/MazE/SpoVT family DNA-binding domain-containing protein — MRLNERYRARGSFQQASRPQVEPISQCRVCIYFHLETTMARLTRWGNSDGGLRIPKAILEAAGLRVGDEIACRLMDDGTIRLTPCNGLIYMSEGQVMPLEIRQPDARW, encoded by the coding sequence ATGCGCTTAAACGAACGTTACCGCGCTCGAGGCTCATTTCAGCAGGCCAGCCGCCCTCAGGTCGAACCAATTTCGCAGTGTAGGGTTTGTATATACTTTCACTTGGAGACGACTATGGCAAGACTGACGCGCTGGGGGAACTCTGACGGCGGGCTGCGCATACCAAAGGCCATCTTAGAGGCGGCAGGACTGCGGGTTGGGGATGAGATTGCCTGCCGACTAATGGACGACGGCACCATCCGATTGACGCCGTGCAACGGACTCATCTACATGTCGGAAGGGCAAGTAATGCCGCTGGAAATTAGGCAGCCAGATGCGAGGTGGTGA
- a CDS encoding ATP-dependent nuclease: MHIETVWIRNFRRLKDARIDLASDISIFVGANNSGKTSAAHALQLFTAASRSRFSLHDFSSECWDAINAFGEGVDGVELPTISIDIWFGVQAADLHRVVDLLPNLAWHGSQVGVRVELVALDAPALRASFQETRASARLANAQPVGQAQEPAAAPAGNEVGYDPQPRTLCDFLSDATGDRLWRDFELRYYVLDRAQFDDNLNSAEGYTPLRLMPDKGRSGKDILASLVKVDCLHAQRHLSDSNGGARSEDLSRCLSRFYERNLEKSGEDHEAQRALYQSETLLNDHLERVFGPTLERLAHLGYPGVNNPRLLIKTALNPATILSSHEGARVHYAVGASGRAVNTATLPDRYNGLGFKNLIYMVVELLDVHARWLDIEENRPPLHLIFIEEPEAHLHAQLQQVFIRKVLDILAVPKEDAPYCTSQLVVSTHSPHVLFERGFRPIRYFRRAADAGVQRSQVLSMAAFYEIANDPGDPADRTRDFLERYLRLTHCDIFFADAAILVEGNVERILMPQMIAKAAPQLQSTYLSILEIGGAFGHRFKGLIDFLGLTSLIVTDIDSVFPPSADAPQLPHEVPADDDYANAAPNATEEAEEAESVRRGRKACMVHEVGALTSNQTLIKWLPGCHTIANLLAATIDQRTQPRAEGGDALVRVSYQTPIEVTWQETTENRTGRTLEEAFALENLAWCQDADRKDLGLRVKGCNRLNIEGVAESLYRKVKNANFHKTDFALALLAHDPAAWKVPSYISEGLVWLEAQVAPSPPIALEVAAGDVDAAA, translated from the coding sequence ATGCACATCGAGACCGTCTGGATTCGTAACTTCCGTCGCCTTAAAGACGCCCGCATCGATCTAGCATCTGATATTTCCATCTTCGTGGGAGCCAACAATAGCGGCAAGACTTCAGCGGCACATGCCCTGCAATTGTTCACTGCCGCCTCTCGGAGTCGATTCTCACTTCATGACTTCAGCTCCGAGTGCTGGGATGCCATTAATGCATTTGGTGAGGGAGTCGACGGCGTCGAATTGCCAACCATTTCCATCGATATTTGGTTTGGCGTCCAAGCAGCCGATCTTCACCGGGTTGTTGACCTGTTACCGAACTTAGCGTGGCACGGCAGCCAAGTTGGAGTTCGAGTGGAACTCGTCGCATTAGATGCGCCAGCTTTAAGAGCCAGCTTCCAAGAGACGCGAGCGAGCGCCAGGCTCGCTAATGCGCAACCTGTAGGACAAGCTCAAGAACCTGCTGCGGCACCTGCTGGGAACGAAGTTGGGTACGACCCGCAACCTCGCACGCTTTGCGACTTCCTTTCAGATGCTACAGGCGATCGCCTTTGGCGAGATTTCGAGTTACGCTATTACGTTCTTGACCGTGCGCAGTTCGACGACAATCTCAATTCCGCTGAAGGCTACACTCCTCTGCGCTTGATGCCAGACAAAGGGCGCAGTGGTAAAGACATCTTGGCCAGCCTAGTGAAGGTAGACTGTCTGCATGCCCAACGTCATCTGTCCGATTCCAATGGAGGGGCCAGATCCGAAGACCTATCCCGTTGCTTGAGTCGTTTCTACGAGCGAAACCTTGAAAAGAGCGGTGAGGACCATGAAGCCCAACGTGCGCTGTATCAGTCCGAGACGTTGCTCAACGATCACTTGGAGCGAGTCTTTGGACCCACGCTGGAACGACTTGCCCACCTTGGCTATCCAGGCGTCAACAATCCTCGACTTCTTATCAAGACCGCGCTGAATCCCGCAACGATCCTCAGCAGTCATGAAGGTGCTCGTGTCCACTACGCTGTGGGGGCATCGGGTAGAGCTGTTAATACAGCCACCTTGCCGGATCGGTACAACGGCCTTGGCTTCAAGAATCTGATCTATATGGTCGTCGAACTGCTTGACGTTCATGCTAGATGGTTGGACATCGAGGAAAACCGTCCGCCTCTGCATCTGATCTTTATTGAGGAGCCGGAGGCACACCTGCACGCTCAGCTACAGCAGGTCTTCATTCGGAAGGTACTGGATATACTCGCAGTGCCAAAGGAAGATGCCCCGTACTGCACGAGTCAGTTGGTTGTTTCGACACATTCACCGCACGTGCTCTTCGAGCGGGGCTTTCGGCCCATTCGGTATTTCCGCCGCGCTGCTGATGCTGGCGTGCAGCGGTCTCAAGTCCTCAGTATGGCGGCCTTTTACGAGATAGCCAACGATCCGGGCGATCCTGCTGACCGCACCAGAGACTTCCTTGAGCGCTACCTAAGGCTAACGCATTGCGACATATTCTTTGCCGATGCGGCCATTCTGGTGGAAGGAAATGTTGAGCGGATTCTGATGCCTCAGATGATCGCAAAAGCTGCGCCGCAACTGCAGTCGACATACCTTAGCATTCTTGAGATCGGCGGCGCATTCGGCCATAGATTCAAAGGCCTTATCGACTTTCTAGGCCTAACTTCCCTGATTGTGACCGATATCGATAGCGTGTTTCCTCCAAGTGCGGATGCTCCTCAGCTACCACACGAGGTGCCAGCCGATGACGATTACGCCAACGCGGCTCCCAACGCAACAGAAGAAGCCGAAGAGGCCGAGTCGGTTCGACGTGGGCGCAAGGCTTGCATGGTCCATGAAGTAGGAGCTCTCACGTCGAATCAAACGCTGATCAAATGGCTTCCAGGGTGCCACACTATTGCCAACTTGCTCGCTGCGACTATCGATCAGCGTACCCAACCGAGGGCTGAAGGCGGTGACGCACTCGTCCGCGTCTCTTACCAAACACCGATCGAGGTGACTTGGCAAGAGACAACAGAGAACAGGACCGGCAGAACTTTAGAGGAAGCCTTTGCATTGGAAAACTTGGCGTGGTGCCAGGATGCCGACCGCAAAGACCTTGGTTTGCGCGTCAAGGGGTGCAACCGGCTGAACATCGAGGGAGTCGCAGAGAGCCTGTATCGTAAGGTCAAGAATGCGAATTTCCATAAAACTGACTTTGCGCTAGCGTTGCTGGCCCACGATCCCGCTGCATGGAAAGTGCCGAGCTACATCTCTGAGGGTCTGGTATGGCTTGAGGCACAAGTAGCACCCTCACCGCCTATCGCTTTAGAGGTCGCCGCCGGCGATGTGGATGCCGCAGCATGA
- a CDS encoding UvrD-helicase domain-containing protein translates to MTRRIGQPDTQADLDLRACLDERPPHSFVMVAGAGSGKTTSLVKALDHLGQTRRKELKTHGQRIACITYTEVAVNEIWGDVGNDPLFHVSTIHSFLWSVVRPFQSDLKIWVIARIHEKIAEAQEHHDKPRTRAATRVQLLAEIARYQSHLQTIEDQTHFKYGAGSDFGRGVLGHSDVIAAAVKLIDQSQLLRDIIASRYPVLFVDESQDTRPEIVAALRGIAETTSVEFSLGFFGDPMQKIYADGAGVIDAPDDWRRITKPENFRCPQRVLGVVNAVRQLGDGLVQTRGRMMSVDGVQVPLEGSARIFLLAVDEDRSAKIAKVRKWMRLTNHDERWESGDRAADVRALVVVHRMAATRLGFPNLYAALNDRAPSSIKEGLKDGTSWPLKPFLAYLLPLANAVRNNQGFEVMSLLRAECHQLSSAGLAGGNAPDIFRALQTSTEEIARLVLSGDVTFLDVLLFASRNGLMLLDESWTKYLEADPATLAADDDPEVPAVTAFLNCRIGELGAYHHYLEDLSPYATQQGVKGAEFERVLVIIDDAEGQGQRLFSYEKYFGIAPLSDTDDENIAAGLDNVIDRTRRLFYVCCSRATRDLAVVMFVHNIAVAKACVERSELFAPESIVDDAFLEATLSLSESSGTSRWS, encoded by the coding sequence ATGACTCGGCGTATCGGACAGCCTGATACGCAGGCAGATCTGGATCTGCGCGCCTGTCTGGACGAGCGTCCCCCACATAGCTTCGTGATGGTTGCTGGTGCTGGTTCAGGAAAGACTACCTCTCTTGTGAAGGCACTCGACCATTTAGGACAAACGCGAAGAAAAGAACTCAAGACGCACGGCCAGCGGATCGCCTGTATCACCTATACGGAAGTCGCAGTCAATGAAATTTGGGGCGATGTAGGGAACGATCCGCTATTTCACGTATCGACGATTCACAGTTTCTTGTGGTCGGTAGTGCGACCTTTTCAAAGCGACTTGAAAATCTGGGTAATAGCACGCATCCATGAAAAAATCGCCGAAGCACAAGAACATCACGACAAGCCTAGGACTCGTGCGGCCACGCGCGTTCAACTACTCGCAGAGATCGCCCGCTATCAGAGCCATCTTCAGACTATAGAAGACCAAACACACTTCAAGTATGGTGCGGGCAGCGACTTCGGACGTGGTGTTCTTGGTCACTCTGACGTCATTGCCGCAGCAGTTAAGCTAATCGACCAAAGCCAGCTGCTACGCGACATTATCGCAAGTCGCTACCCCGTGCTGTTCGTCGACGAGAGTCAAGATACCCGGCCGGAAATCGTCGCCGCTTTGCGCGGCATAGCCGAGACCACCTCGGTCGAATTCTCGCTAGGATTTTTTGGCGACCCGATGCAGAAAATATACGCGGATGGTGCCGGCGTGATTGATGCGCCCGATGATTGGCGAAGGATTACGAAACCGGAGAACTTCAGATGCCCGCAGCGCGTGCTTGGCGTCGTGAACGCAGTGCGCCAATTAGGTGATGGACTGGTGCAGACTCGTGGTCGGATGATGTCCGTCGATGGAGTTCAGGTTCCATTAGAAGGTTCGGCGAGAATTTTCCTACTTGCTGTCGACGAGGACCGCTCAGCGAAGATTGCAAAGGTTCGGAAATGGATGCGACTGACCAACCATGACGAGCGTTGGGAGAGCGGAGATCGCGCAGCAGACGTCCGAGCACTGGTGGTCGTGCATCGCATGGCCGCAACTCGACTCGGCTTTCCCAACTTGTACGCAGCGTTAAACGACAGAGCCCCCTCCAGCATCAAGGAAGGACTTAAGGACGGCACTTCATGGCCACTAAAGCCTTTCCTAGCCTACTTGCTACCTTTGGCAAACGCGGTAAGGAATAATCAGGGCTTCGAGGTGATGAGCTTACTGCGTGCTGAATGCCACCAGTTGAGTTCGGCTGGACTGGCGGGTGGCAACGCTCCCGATATTTTCAGGGCACTGCAAACCTCCACAGAGGAAATTGCCCGCCTCGTACTGTCGGGTGATGTGACATTCCTAGATGTGCTCCTCTTTGCTTCGCGTAATGGGTTAATGCTGCTCGACGAATCATGGACCAAATATTTGGAGGCTGATCCTGCGACCCTCGCTGCCGATGATGACCCTGAGGTCCCAGCAGTAACGGCATTTCTAAACTGTCGTATCGGGGAATTGGGCGCCTACCATCACTACCTGGAAGATCTTTCGCCATATGCCACCCAGCAAGGCGTGAAGGGGGCAGAGTTCGAGCGGGTGCTAGTCATAATCGATGATGCGGAAGGCCAAGGTCAACGGCTGTTCTCCTACGAAAAATACTTCGGCATAGCGCCTCTGTCAGATACAGATGATGAAAACATTGCGGCTGGTCTGGACAACGTAATTGACCGCACTAGACGCCTCTTTTATGTCTGCTGCTCACGTGCCACACGCGACCTCGCTGTTGTTATGTTCGTCCACAATATCGCGGTAGCGAAGGCTTGCGTCGAGCGCTCTGAACTTTTTGCACCAGAAAGTATTGTAGACGACGCCTTTCTTGAAGCGACTCTGTCTTTAAGTGAATCTTCTGGAACTTCTAGGTGGAGCTAA
- a CDS encoding helix-turn-helix transcriptional regulator — MKSPLEQHTREVVKGSLNIEMMELIHRARSKVSDRMLRLPQVREKLGRANSTIWNDVRNGVLPPPVNIGPRTVAWSEVELQAWIDARVFASRTKTSVDIKFFVALLTAPLSDVTNIQE; from the coding sequence ATGAAATCGCCGCTGGAGCAGCATACGAGGGAAGTGGTGAAGGGCTCGTTAAACATTGAAATGATGGAACTGATTCACAGGGCAAGGTCCAAAGTTAGCGACCGAATGCTACGCCTCCCTCAGGTCAGGGAGAAGCTTGGCCGAGCAAATTCGACTATCTGGAACGATGTCCGAAATGGCGTTCTTCCTCCGCCTGTGAATATAGGGCCGCGGACCGTTGCTTGGAGCGAAGTCGAACTACAAGCATGGATTGATGCGCGAGTATTTGCGTCCAGAACCAAAACTAGCGTGGACATCAAGTTTTTTGTAGCGTTACTTACCGCGCCATTGAGCGACGTCACCAATATTCAAGAATAA
- a CDS encoding LEM-3-like GIY-YIG domain-containing protein — protein sequence MKTFEHQTRTRLGYFVYLLVDPRTGAIFYVGKGAKNRPFDHFRATKGEGSKAEMIRRIRADKLEPEVHVLRHGLSSSEIAEDVEAAVIDAIGLENLTNSCRGKGVEKGRATVTELNQRFCSRPVSINTIKEPLMKIWINQTYSPTMNAQELYDATRQYWCNVGKDKRTPDADGALMYPTVVALVGNVVVMAYRVQAWFSAGSTLSTRKWSGDPNRWEFVGNALPDHRLVGKRLVDDNGNSIRGNAQGYGYLN from the coding sequence TTGAAGACATTTGAGCACCAGACCCGAACCCGGCTCGGATACTTTGTCTATCTGCTGGTGGACCCGCGTACTGGCGCCATCTTTTATGTCGGCAAAGGTGCTAAGAACAGGCCCTTTGATCACTTTAGGGCAACTAAGGGCGAGGGAAGCAAGGCCGAGATGATCAGGCGCATTCGCGCCGACAAGCTTGAGCCTGAGGTGCATGTATTGCGCCATGGCTTGTCAAGCTCCGAGATCGCCGAGGACGTCGAAGCCGCAGTCATAGATGCGATCGGACTGGAAAACCTTACCAATAGCTGTCGCGGAAAGGGTGTGGAAAAGGGGCGTGCGACTGTGACGGAACTGAACCAGCGTTTCTGTTCTCGTCCCGTCTCCATAAACACTATCAAGGAACCACTGATGAAAATCTGGATTAATCAGACCTATTCGCCAACGATGAATGCTCAGGAGCTATATGATGCGACGCGTCAGTACTGGTGCAACGTGGGCAAAGACAAGCGCACGCCGGATGCTGATGGAGCACTGATGTACCCTACCGTGGTCGCATTGGTGGGCAATGTGGTTGTAATGGCCTATCGCGTACAGGCTTGGTTTTCGGCGGGTAGCACGCTGTCGACTCGTAAATGGAGCGGTGACCCCAACCGCTGGGAGTTTGTCGGCAATGCGTTGCCAGACCATAGGTTAGTCGGCAAAAGGCTTGTAGACGACAACGGTAACAGCATTCGCGGGAACGCCCAGGGCTATGGCTATCTTAATTAG